From Chloroflexota bacterium, the proteins below share one genomic window:
- a CDS encoding MOSC domain-containing protein, whose amino-acid sequence MIDLEYVPMETLEAGLDHIRQAPKDQGVLQLIVRRPATEQREVLSEGQLDLVEGLVGDNWKMRGSSRTDDGSSHPDMQLNIMNVRSIGLLAPDQERWQWAGDQLFIDLDLSDANLPAGTRLTIGEAIIEVTDQPHNGCKKFAQRYGQDAIKFVNSAVGKELHLRGINARVVQPGTIRQGDQVRKI is encoded by the coding sequence ATGATCGATCTTGAGTATGTTCCCATGGAGACCCTTGAGGCAGGGTTGGATCACATTCGTCAAGCACCCAAGGATCAAGGGGTCTTGCAGCTAATCGTGCGTCGTCCAGCCACCGAGCAACGCGAAGTGCTCAGCGAAGGCCAGCTTGATCTGGTCGAGGGCTTGGTCGGCGATAATTGGAAAATGCGCGGCAGTTCGCGAACTGACGACGGTAGCTCGCACCCCGATATGCAGCTGAACATTATGAATGTGCGCTCGATTGGCTTGCTCGCGCCTGACCAAGAGCGTTGGCAATGGGCTGGCGATCAATTGTTTATCGATCTCGATTTGAGCGATGCAAACTTGCCAGCAGGCACACGCCTAACCATCGGCGAGGCGATTATCGAAGTGACCGATCAACCACATAATGGCTGCAAAAAATTCGCCCAACGCTATGGCCAAGATGCAATTAAGTTCGTCAATTCAGCCGTCGGCAAAGAATTGCATTTACGTGGAATCAATGCGCGGGTAGTTCAGCCTGGCACAATCCGCCAAGGGGATCAAGTCCGTAAGATCTAA
- a CDS encoding type II toxin-antitoxin system HicB family antitoxin, whose translation MRYAIVIEKAPNNYSGYILDVLGCVATGETPEEVKQRLQEAIVMHLEGEPIPPSTTLVDYIEFAPEANN comes from the coding sequence ATGCGCTATGCAATTGTGATCGAAAAGGCTCCAAATAATTATTCGGGTTATATACTCGACGTTTTAGGCTGTGTTGCAACTGGTGAAACGCCTGAAGAAGTTAAGCAGCGTTTGCAAGAGGCGATCGTTATGCATTTGGAAGGCGAGCCAATTCCGCCTTCAACAACATTGGTTGATTATATTGAATTTGCGCCTGAAGCGAACAATTAA
- a CDS encoding DUF5679 domain-containing protein: protein MGNQPKSKRKLWVSLLLGLAAVVVIVRRKLHPIDSAPILPPPPPPPSDPPRIVLPTDILTTEVATSAPELEAEPEAVVVEDEAPLLELEVGGSGTAAPETEQPAAEAVVEAEAPADDDDDDDELRSYCVSCRAKQPMIDAHEELTENGRRALRGTCEVCGAGMFRFLPNKD from the coding sequence ATGGGAAACCAACCAAAAAGCAAACGCAAGTTGTGGGTATCGTTATTGTTGGGCTTAGCCGCTGTGGTGGTGATTGTGCGGCGCAAGCTGCATCCGATCGATTCGGCTCCAATTTTGCCCCCACCCCCACCGCCGCCATCTGATCCGCCGCGAATTGTGCTGCCAACCGATATTTTAACCACCGAAGTTGCCACTAGCGCTCCCGAATTGGAAGCTGAGCCAGAAGCAGTGGTCGTTGAAGATGAAGCACCATTGTTGGAACTTGAGGTTGGTGGGAGTGGCACGGCTGCGCCTGAAACCGAGCAACCCGCAGCAGAAGCTGTGGTTGAAGCCGAAGCGCCAGCCGATGATGATGACGACGATGATGAACTGCGCAGCTATTGCGTTTCCTGTCGTGCTAAGCAACCGATGATCGATGCCCATGAAGAATTGACTGAAAATGGCCGTCGCGCCTTACGCGGAACCTGTGAAGTCTGTGGCGCTGGGATGTTCCGGTTTCTGCCCAATAAAGATTAA
- a CDS encoding deoxyribonuclease IV — translation MPNLGAHVSTVGGLQTAFERAQATTCHVIQIFTKSQRQWNAKPLTAADCANFQAAHRDAGMPPLIAHDSYLINLGSPDDGLWEKSIAAFRVELERCQQLGVGSLVTHPGAHVGSGEAAGLDRVGAALRRLLAEDIGGETQILLEITAGQGTALGHSFEHLARLIELCDGHPRLGICFDTCHGLAAGYDFRTPEGYQTTFDHFDRLIGIDRLRAFHLNDSKNDLGSRVDRHTHIGEGFVGLAGFELIMNDPRFQTIPMALETPKEPDESADIRNLATLRGLRRASVSASPQSEV, via the coding sequence ATGCCCAATTTAGGAGCGCATGTTTCAACCGTTGGTGGGTTGCAGACCGCCTTTGAGCGAGCGCAAGCCACGACCTGTCATGTGATTCAAATTTTTACCAAAAGCCAACGCCAATGGAATGCCAAACCGCTGACTGCCGCCGATTGTGCCAATTTTCAAGCGGCCCATCGTGACGCTGGCATGCCACCATTGATTGCCCACGATTCGTATCTGATCAACTTGGGCAGCCCCGACGATGGCTTATGGGAAAAATCGATTGCAGCCTTTCGCGTTGAGCTAGAGCGTTGTCAGCAATTGGGAGTTGGCTCGTTGGTGACCCATCCTGGGGCGCATGTTGGCTCAGGCGAGGCCGCTGGCCTTGATCGGGTTGGTGCAGCCTTGCGGCGTTTGCTGGCCGAAGATATTGGCGGCGAAACCCAGATTTTGCTCGAAATTACTGCTGGACAAGGCACGGCCTTAGGCCATAGTTTTGAGCATTTGGCTCGCTTGATCGAGCTGTGCGACGGTCATCCACGGCTTGGAATTTGCTTTGATACCTGCCATGGCTTAGCCGCTGGCTACGATTTTCGCACTCCTGAAGGCTACCAAACCACCTTCGATCATTTTGATCGCTTAATTGGGATCGATCGGCTGCGGGCGTTTCATCTTAACGATTCGAAAAACGATCTTGGCAGTCGGGTTGATCGGCATACCCATATTGGTGAGGGATTTGTGGGCTTAGCAGGGTTTGAACTCATTATGAACGATCCTCGCTTTCAAACGATTCCGATGGCTTTAGAGACTCCCAAAGAACCCGATGAAAGCGCAGATATTCGCAATTTGGCAACGCTACGCGGTTTGCGCCGTGCTAGCGTTAGTGCATCACCACAAAGCGAGGTATAA